A single window of Kitasatospora sp. HUAS MG31 DNA harbors:
- a CDS encoding substrate-binding domain-containing protein, translated as MLRASGRTVPEDASVVAICPEPLAEQHAPRLTAVTGPRKELGEVAVDQVVAPIAAAAAGKEPEDQLVLLSPELVVRESTAHAPYR; from the coding sequence CTGCTTCGGGCCAGCGGGCGGACCGTCCCGGAGGACGCCTCCGTGGTCGCCATCTGCCCCGAGCCGCTGGCCGAGCAGCACGCGCCCCGGCTCACGGCCGTGACCGGACCGAGGAAGGAGCTCGGCGAGGTCGCCGTCGACCAGGTCGTGGCCCCCATCGCCGCAGCGGCCGCCGGGAAGGAGCCCGAGGACCAACTGGTCCTACTGTCACCGGAACTGGTGGTCCGCGAAAGCACCGCTCACGCCCCGTACCGCTGA